The window GGCTTACCGTCGAAATGAAGGATGGCACGGAGAAGAGCTACGACCCGCGCCGGCAGCAAGGGGTCTCTGTCTACCGCGAAGAGGAACGGGCTTTCTCCATCGGAGACCGGGTGCAGCTCACTGCGCCGTGGCATGAACTGAAGGTTGCGAATCGTGAACTGGCAACGGTGGAAGGTATCGGCCAAGACGGGCGGCTGGCACTCAAAATGGACGGGGGCCGCAAGATCGAGCTTGATCCGGGGAAGCATCCGCATCTCGATCATGGCTATGCGGTGACCAGTCATTCCAGCCAGGGCCAGACCGCCGACCGGGTGTTGATCCACGTCGATACTGAGCTGGGGGCCAAGGACCTGCTCAACAATCGCATGGCCTACGTCGCCGTATCGCGCGGGGCTTATGACGCGCAGCTCTTCACCAACGACGCCGAGAAGCTGGGGGCTGCGCTCGGACGGGATGTTTCGCATCAGAGTGCTCTTGCGCCGGAGATTGGCACGGAGAAGACCATCCGCACGCCCGAACCGAAGATCGAGATTCAGATCGAATACGGCCACGGCATCAGCATGTAAGTGGTGTTTTCCTATCTGCCCTGGATGATGGGAGTGTAGCGCGGGCGCGAACCCTGTCAAGGCCGACCTAAAGGTCGCCGCTCACGCGGGCAAGCGCCTGGACAGGGTTCACTAAGACCCGCGCCAAATCTTCCAGTTATTCCGGGGCAGCTAGGAAAAACGCAAACAGCCTTTGGTTTATAAATTCAAGCGGCCCCGCAGAAAGAGGAGTTAGTAACCCCTTCAACTCCGCCCATGCCTGATCCAACCCACAAACCAACTCAACACCCAGGCCACCGCTCCAGCGAAAGGAATTCGCAGCCACCAGGGAATGCGCATAAACGCCATCAGCGAGTCGCGGGCCAGCCCTCCCAGCGCCTTGCGCCGCGGCTGCTTATCGGGGTGTTTCCCGAAGAAATAAGCGTTCTCCAAGTGCCGGCCCACCGTTGTTAATTCAGGACTTAGTCGGTTCGTCAACGCCAACACCCAGCACTGCGACCGCAACTCCAAACTTAGATATCCACTGAACCCGGCTGTCGCTCCGTTATGCCAGGCCACCGACCTTCCCCCTTGCAGCAGCCAGGCCAGCCCTACATGGCCGGCCCCCGCCGCCGCCACCGGCTCGAAGAGACGGGTCATGGAGGGGTCGGCCATCACGCCCGACGCAAACCGACCAACATCTTCCGAGGTTCCCAACAGACCTCCGCATGACGCGAAGGCCAACCATAGCCACGGCCGCGTCCGGAACCCTGACTGACCATGCCCAGGCATCAGCCGCGGATCCGCCGCGTTGTCGGCGGTCGCCACCGAAATAGTAGTTAAGCCGTACCGCCGCAGCACATATCGCTCCAGCAGCGACGCAAAGCTCTCGCGGCCGGCTCGTTCCAGTACCATCCCTAGGACCGAATATCCAAGGTTGCTATAGAGTAAGGCCGATTGACCATTCGACCGCCACGGATGTCCGGCTAAGTAGTGCTCCAGCCTCTCCGCAGTGTACTCGGCATACGGGTTGGTGCTTAGCGAACTCACATCCGGCGGCAGCCGCGGCAACCCCGAGCAATGACTGGCCAGATCAAGCACGCTGACATTTGAATTGGCCGCGACGACCCCGGGCAGATGCTGGGACAGCCGGTCCTCCAGGCCCAGACAGCCCTCGTTCACCATTCGCAGCAGGAGCGCGGCTGTAAATACCTTCGTAAGTGAACCAAGCTCGAAAAGCGGCCGCTCCGCAGAGATGGTGGCACCCCATTGCCACGTCTGTCCAGCCTCGTTTGCGGTGCCACTTAACACCACAATAGTGCTCCTCCGGTCGCCCGCGCGCCCCTTTGGCAGGCAGGCCTCCGCCAATTCCCGGCCCCATAGTCTGCGCGCCATTTCGCTACTCATGTGTGAACATTTCTCGGTAGCACTCCACCATCTTTGCGTAAGTGTTTATGTCCATATGCCCGTCTGCCCCATGGATAGAGGCCATCGACGCCGGGGCCAGGACAAACGGCGAGAAGCGGTAGACGTTATCTGCGACCTGCTCATAATAGCGCCCATCAGTCATTCCCAAAACCATCGACGGGGCGACCACGCAGCCGTCGCTGACCCGGTTTGCCGCAGCCGGGATGCGCTTGAATGCCGGCGCATTTTCATCCGCAAGCTGTTCTGGCGGAGCGGGCGCGCCTCGCTTGTCGAGATGCCGATCGAAGTACACATCCGCAGCATTGAGCAAAGTCATCCACGATGATAGCCCACCATGACATGAATCTCGTTGGGAATCATGATGACGTCATGGTCGATGTTGTGCGACCGCAAGTCTTCTATGAGTGCGGTGGCCTGCTGCAAAGGTACGTGGAGGTCGCCGTCCGCCTTCACAACTAGCACGGCGGAGTGCCACTGGTCGATGGTCGCGACGGGAGAGGATTCCACCCCCCCGATGTCCATCGCGCAACCATTGGCCATCGAGCAGTCGCTGAGCTCGGGGCGGTTCCAACGGCCGCGGTAGCCTTCTCACGAAAGATTCCTCGCAGCCTGCTGCCTTGAGGGCAGACGCCTGCGCCGTCGTGTCCTGATCGTTGGTCCAAACGCGTGCGTAGCCGATGAGCATGGTTGCGGAAAGGTATCGCCAATGACGTTATCACTGCAATACCTTTTCGCGACTCAAAATGCTAGGGTTTGGGCCTGTTTGTAGAGCGTTGCACAAACGTTCGTTTGCGCAATCGGAGATGACTGCCTTCCGGTCGCCCCGTTGTCCCCAACTTTCCGAGAACGCGACTAGTCGGTATTCATCGCACTCTCGTGAAGCCCGCAGACCACAAGGAATGCAAGGCAGAACACCTCAGGAGACCTCTCTTACTCTGTCATTGTCTATGCGCAATTCACCATCTGAAAGCGGTGTCGGCTCATTCCAGAGAATCGTGGCTTTTGGGCCGTTCAGGCCGATGAAGCCGAAGCTGAACAGAAGGGCCACAACTTCGCTAGAGCTGATACCGGATCTTCGAGCCGAGTAAACGCCTGCCATGATGAATAGATAGCGAGTTAAGGAGGCGAGCGTCGTACGGTAAGCGCGATCTTTTTCGATCCGCTCCCGCTCG is drawn from Edaphobacter lichenicola and contains these coding sequences:
- a CDS encoding serine hydrolase domain-containing protein yields the protein MSSEMARRLWGRELAEACLPKGRAGDRRSTIVVLSGTANEAGQTWQWGATISAERPLFELGSLTKVFTAALLLRMVNEGCLGLEDRLSQHLPGVVAANSNVSVLDLASHCSGLPRLPPDVSSLSTNPYAEYTAERLEHYLAGHPWRSNGQSALLYSNLGYSVLGMVLERAGRESFASLLERYVLRRYGLTTISVATADNAADPRLMPGHGQSGFRTRPWLWLAFASCGGLLGTSEDVGRFASGVMADPSMTRLFEPVAAAGAGHVGLAWLLQGGRSVAWHNGATAGFSGYLSLELRSQCWVLALTNRLSPELTTVGRHLENAYFFGKHPDKQPRRKALGGLARDSLMAFMRIPWWLRIPFAGAVAWVLSWFVGWIRHGRS
- a CDS encoding alpha/beta hydrolase family protein, with translation MESSPVATIDQWHSAVLVVKADGDLHVPLQQATALIEDLRSHNIDHDVIMIPNEIHVMVGYHRG